The following proteins are encoded in a genomic region of Neurospora crassa OR74A linkage group VI, whole genome shotgun sequence:
- a CDS encoding thioesterase, whose product MTISTDAPYGPCGVSNGVLTPTKMRVFLVQTAQGLTPSSGGYKANVNLLRQLRLFGHDAAQICYGFEDEVEKYAELARAKGVEPNVTHHSGLPVIDSKGNQHELDVKTFMDEHGIHNIVISRVPFNEAYPTREFWQDTQDYLEERSITQRMQTLIDIFSKHITAYRPTHVVFNDPVTMKVTADHALRPTFKRINVIHTAEQLPFGPYCNGILGHCSSPKVEDQLLRELEGIWVVSKAIGDYAWQHGKLKTTFLVHSPLTYLDARTGGMPIQRYNIDKFEVGMVNPCPHKGLSILLELAKRLPQIQFVTWSSWGSRSKHLDQLKELPNMKVMPTTSNTDEIWDRIKVLLAPSVWLEAWGVVVTEAQLRGIPVIASNAGGLKEAKIDLPYCLPVNIVTGAKHENGDYIVPEQNIDLWEEAVLRLMTCQQNYDRVARATAQGSVKWLNSLDPRAHEKWFLGMMTA is encoded by the exons ATGACCATCTCTACCGACGCTCCTTACGGACCCTGCGGGGTATCCAACGGTGTTCTGACGCCGACCAAGATGCGCGTCTTTTTGGTTCAGACTGCGCAAGGTCTCACTCCCTCCTCAGGAGGTTACAAGGCCAACGTCAATCTCCTTCGCCAGTTGCGCCTATTCGGCCATGATGCCGCTCAGATCTGCTACGGATTTGAAGACGAGGTCGAGAAGTACGCCGAGCTGGCCAGAGCCAAAGGTGTCGAACCTAACGTGACCCACCATTCGGGCTTGCCAGTCATCGACTCCAAGGGAAACCAACACGAACTTGATGTCAAGACATTCATGGATGAGCATGGCATTCACAATATCGTCATTTCCCGCGTCCCCTTCAATGAAGCTTACCCCACTAGGGAATTCTGGCAGGACACCCAAGATTACCTTGAG GAGCGCTCCATTACCCAGCGCATGCAGACCTTGATCGACATCTTCTCCAAACATATCACTGCGTACCGTCCTACTCATGTCGTCTTCAACGATCCCGTCACGATGAAAGTCACGGCTGACCACGCCCTGAGACCCACGTTCAAGAGAATCAATGTCATCCACACTGCTGAGCAGCTGCCTTTCGGCCCGTACTGCAACGGCATTTTGGGTCATTGCTCGTCCCCTAAGGTCGAGGATCAACTGCTTAGAGAGCTTGAAGGAATTTGGGTGGTCTCGAAGGCCATCGGAGACTACGCTTGGCAGCACGGAAAACTCAAGACGACTTTTCTTGTTCACAGCCCTCTCACCTACCTCGATGCTCGCACTGGAGGCATGCCCATTCAGCGGTACAATATCGACAAGTTCGAGGTCGGCATGGTTAATCCCTGCCCTCACAAAGGCCTTTCCATCCTCCTTGAGCTCGCCAAAAGACTGCCGCAAATTCAGTTTGTCACTTGGAGCAGCTGGGGATCTCGAAGCAAGCACCTTGATCAACTGAAAGAACTTCCCAACATGAA GGTCatgcccaccaccagcaacacGGATGAGATTTGGGACCGCATCAAGGTCTTGCTTGCACCTTCTGTCTGGCTCGAGGCGTGGGGAGTTGTCGTGACTGAGGCCCAGCTTCGCGGCATCCCCGTCATCGCTTCCAATGCCGGCGGTCTGAAGGAAGCCAAGATTGACTTGCCTTACTGTCTCCCTGTTAACATTGTCACTGGCGCCAAGCACGAAAATGGTGACTATATCGTCCCGGAGCAGAACATCGACCTTTGGGAGGAGGCCGTTCTTCGGCTGATGACCTGCCAGCAGAACTATGACAGGGTTGCGCGAGCAACTGCCCAAGGCTCTGTCAAGTGGCTTAACAGTCTCGACCCCCGTGCCCACGAGAAGTGGTTCCTTGGGATGATGACTGCTTGA